The following are encoded in a window of Corynebacterium argentoratense DSM 44202 genomic DNA:
- a CDS encoding MFS transporter: MPPAVSPSTQESVDPKERRRAVWSSFLGATVEYYDFLLYAAAAGLVFPKLFFNNLDETTGTTLSFLILLIGYIARPIGSVAFGHFGDRYGRKNVLVITLLTMGLVSVAIGFMPSSAAFPLAPWLLVLLRAIQGVAVGGEWAGATLMAMEHSKQGNKGFGASLAIAGGPAGAVLATLVLSIFAKASGANFANPEQYFVTDWGWRVPFLLSACIVIFGLYLRSRVTESPEFEEARRRGDVHTGVPLVKMLRDSPKDLLLGTLAGMSGLFVQGLQASYMVPFIVRSTKDSDQPIERADALMMLTIGSIIAIFVMPFLAWLSDKYGRRTVMISGGIVSIAGIWIVFHMIQTGDPSMVWAGMILMVCVVQPAQYGPIGAFLSEKFDAAHRYTGAGMTFQMASILGAGTAPLIANRIAPPGSSLDPIAWWVSGLFVISSAAIYFSRETAHRESHEERFEETAVFKA, encoded by the coding sequence GCAACCGTAGAGTACTACGACTTCCTCCTCTACGCCGCAGCAGCAGGACTGGTTTTTCCGAAGCTATTCTTCAACAATCTTGATGAAACTACCGGGACGACGCTGTCCTTCTTAATCCTCCTGATTGGATACATTGCGCGCCCAATTGGATCCGTCGCATTTGGACACTTCGGAGACCGCTACGGACGTAAAAATGTTCTAGTCATCACCCTCCTGACAATGGGACTAGTATCCGTCGCCATCGGATTCATGCCATCATCGGCTGCTTTTCCGCTTGCCCCCTGGCTGCTAGTTTTACTTCGAGCAATCCAGGGTGTCGCTGTCGGTGGCGAATGGGCGGGTGCGACTCTCATGGCCATGGAGCACTCTAAACAAGGTAACAAGGGCTTCGGTGCGTCACTCGCCATCGCTGGTGGACCTGCTGGCGCTGTCCTGGCGACGCTTGTGCTTTCTATTTTCGCCAAGGCTTCAGGTGCCAACTTCGCGAATCCTGAACAGTATTTCGTAACGGACTGGGGCTGGCGCGTACCGTTTTTACTGTCGGCCTGCATCGTCATTTTCGGTCTCTACCTACGCAGCCGTGTTACCGAATCTCCCGAATTCGAAGAGGCGCGTCGCCGTGGCGACGTTCACACCGGTGTTCCACTGGTCAAGATGCTGCGCGACTCACCCAAGGACCTACTCCTGGGCACCCTAGCCGGTATGTCCGGGCTGTTTGTCCAAGGTCTGCAGGCTTCGTACATGGTTCCGTTCATCGTTCGTTCTACAAAGGACTCCGATCAGCCAATCGAACGTGCAGATGCTCTCATGATGCTTACTATCGGATCGATCATCGCGATCTTCGTGATGCCCTTCCTGGCTTGGCTATCCGATAAGTATGGGCGCCGGACTGTCATGATCAGTGGTGGAATCGTTTCAATTGCGGGTATTTGGATCGTGTTCCACATGATCCAGACCGGCGATCCATCCATGGTGTGGGCAGGTATGATCCTCATGGTCTGTGTCGTTCAGCCTGCGCAATACGGCCCCATTGGCGCCTTCCTATCCGAAAAATTCGACGCCGCGCATCGTTACACAGGCGCGGGAATGACTTTCCAAATGGCATCCATCTTGGGCGCGGGTACAGCTCCCCTCATCGCCAATCGAATAGCACCCCCAGGATCAAGCCTCGACCCAATAGCTTGGTGGGTAAGCGGCCTGTTCGTTATCTCTTCAGCAGCGATCTACTTCTCGCGAGAAACTGCTCACCGTGAGAGTCACGAAGAACGCTTCGAAGAAACCGCCGTGTTTAAAGCCTAA
- a CDS encoding aromatic ring-hydroxylating dioxygenase subunit alpha → MPRGGLTRPEGIDPVIDVSGMVDPDGGLVDRRIFSDPTVYSQEMRRIFARSWLFIAHEDQFKKPGDFFQTYMGEDPVIACMNKKKEIRVLLNNCRHRGARVCRADMGQTKNFSCTYHGWTFDLDGKLINVPAQESYASDFNPADWGLVTAPRVESYKGLIFANWDAGAEPLEDALGDMKWYIDAFMDRDPEGTCVVGGVTKWVLDGNWKLAAEQFATDWYHVNMSHASALMVLSPTGKGPKKEIAQRTGRQYNDDHGNGAGFPVHPRNRFDAQPVHEYYDYEFLRERLSPEQVMGPLTNGHATIFPNFSYLPVNGSIRVWHPKGPNKMEVWSWTVLDKGMPEDVRHAQRLYNLRTFGPSGIFEQDDGENWSECQANAHAFMVGNTALNYQMGLGTEKHEEGFPGTTSELYSDAAGRAVYRRWRELMSTPAWHENKE, encoded by the coding sequence ATGCCCCGAGGCGGTTTGACGCGTCCGGAAGGAATCGACCCGGTAATCGATGTATCGGGCATGGTTGATCCCGACGGGGGCTTAGTCGATCGTCGAATTTTCTCCGATCCAACTGTTTACTCCCAAGAGATGCGGCGGATCTTCGCACGGAGTTGGCTCTTCATCGCGCATGAGGATCAGTTCAAGAAACCCGGCGACTTTTTCCAAACTTACATGGGGGAAGACCCAGTCATCGCATGCATGAACAAGAAGAAAGAAATCCGTGTTCTTCTCAACAATTGTCGGCACCGGGGTGCTCGTGTCTGCCGTGCCGACATGGGCCAGACCAAGAACTTTTCCTGCACCTACCACGGATGGACCTTTGACCTTGACGGCAAGTTGATCAATGTGCCTGCACAGGAGTCCTACGCATCGGACTTTAACCCAGCAGACTGGGGGCTGGTCACCGCACCACGCGTTGAAAGCTACAAGGGCCTTATCTTTGCCAACTGGGATGCAGGTGCGGAACCTCTCGAAGATGCACTCGGTGATATGAAGTGGTACATCGATGCTTTTATGGACCGTGATCCTGAAGGCACTTGCGTTGTTGGTGGCGTCACCAAGTGGGTGCTTGACGGTAACTGGAAGCTTGCTGCGGAGCAGTTCGCTACTGACTGGTATCACGTGAACATGTCCCACGCTTCAGCGCTGATGGTTCTGTCCCCAACAGGCAAGGGACCAAAAAAGGAAATCGCGCAGCGCACAGGGCGCCAGTACAACGACGATCACGGTAACGGTGCGGGCTTCCCGGTACACCCACGCAACCGCTTCGATGCCCAGCCGGTCCACGAATACTATGACTATGAATTTCTGCGCGAGCGTCTTTCTCCTGAGCAGGTCATGGGCCCACTAACCAATGGACACGCCACCATCTTCCCGAACTTCTCGTATCTTCCTGTCAACGGCTCCATCCGTGTTTGGCACCCAAAGGGACCAAACAAGATGGAGGTCTGGTCCTGGACTGTCTTAGATAAGGGAATGCCGGAGGACGTCCGTCACGCTCAGCGTTTGTACAACCTACGTACTTTCGGCCCGTCCGGAATCTTCGAGCAAGACGACGGAGAGAACTGGTCTGAGTGCCAGGCCAACGCCCACGCCTTCATGGTTGGAAACACAGCTCTGAACTACCAGATGGGACTAGGCACCGAAAAACACGAAGAAGGATTCCCTGGCACGACCTCGGAGCTGTACTCCGATGCTGCTGGCCGCGCAGTGTACCGCCGTTGGCGCGAACTCATGTCCACCCCCGCTTGGCACGAAAACAAGGAGTAG
- a CDS encoding acetaldehyde dehydrogenase (acetylating) has product MTKKYTAAVVGPGNIGTDLLMKLLKNSKYVEPVYMIGVDPESDGLARAEKMGIQASAGGVDWLLEQRERPDLVFEATSAYAHLANAPRYREAGIRAIDLTPAAVGPYFCPSVNLDALKTVDNVNMITCGGQATTPIVAAISRVVDVQYAEIVASISSRSAGPGTRANIDEFMETTSRALEKVGGAKKGKAILILNPVEPPMLMRNTVYCALPPEAAEPGELQDRIRQSISEMVERVQSYVPGYRLTAEPQFDRGREDWNGWGRVMVLIEVRGAADYLPDFAGNLDIITAAAVATADTYVELLEGQE; this is encoded by the coding sequence ATGACGAAAAAATACACTGCTGCCGTGGTCGGGCCGGGGAACATCGGCACTGACTTGTTGATGAAACTGCTGAAAAACTCCAAGTACGTGGAGCCGGTATACATGATCGGCGTTGATCCTGAATCCGACGGGCTAGCCAGGGCTGAAAAGATGGGGATCCAAGCTTCCGCTGGTGGCGTGGACTGGTTGCTGGAGCAAAGGGAACGACCAGACTTAGTGTTCGAGGCAACTAGTGCCTATGCGCACCTGGCCAATGCTCCGCGATATCGTGAGGCAGGCATCCGTGCGATCGATCTCACTCCGGCTGCAGTAGGTCCGTACTTTTGCCCTTCCGTGAACTTGGATGCGCTGAAGACGGTGGACAACGTCAACATGATTACTTGTGGCGGGCAGGCCACTACCCCGATCGTTGCGGCGATCAGCCGGGTGGTTGATGTTCAGTATGCCGAGATCGTTGCATCCATCAGTTCTAGATCTGCGGGGCCTGGTACACGAGCCAACATTGATGAGTTTATGGAGACTACTTCTCGGGCCCTCGAGAAGGTTGGTGGTGCGAAAAAGGGCAAGGCGATTTTGATTCTGAACCCTGTTGAGCCGCCGATGCTGATGCGTAACACAGTTTATTGTGCTCTGCCGCCGGAAGCAGCAGAGCCTGGTGAATTACAAGACCGGATTAGGCAGTCCATTAGCGAGATGGTTGAACGCGTGCAGTCCTATGTTCCGGGGTATCGCCTGACTGCCGAGCCACAGTTTGATAGGGGGCGCGAAGACTGGAATGGATGGGGCCGCGTGATGGTCCTGATTGAGGTTAGGGGTGCGGCTGATTACCTGCCGGACTTTGCTGGCAACCTCGACATTATTACTGCGGCAGCGGTAGCAACCGCCGATACGTATGTGGAATTGCTGGAAGGGCAGGAGTAA
- a CDS encoding 2-keto-4-pentenoate hydratase, producing MEPPRDVIEDLDVAGAYKIQQLQEATLRAGGHKIVGRKVGLTSKAMQKQLGVDSPDFGFFTESMVLKGPVEADRFIAPKIEPELGFRLANDLPAHATVDQVAETVDAVFLAVEIIDSRVRDWDIRLVDTIADNASCGAVFLSDEPIQVRMDELNGVSAVMCVDGRETGRGSGIDVMGNPLAPIAWLTSVGVELNAGDIVLSGSFCGAAEVSAGSTVDIDYGKYGTLNVEFV from the coding sequence GTGGAACCGCCGCGCGATGTCATCGAGGATCTCGATGTTGCAGGAGCGTATAAGATTCAGCAACTCCAGGAAGCTACACTGCGTGCAGGCGGCCATAAAATCGTCGGGCGCAAAGTCGGTCTTACGTCGAAGGCTATGCAGAAGCAGCTCGGTGTTGATAGTCCAGACTTTGGATTCTTTACTGAGTCTATGGTGCTCAAGGGGCCCGTGGAAGCCGATAGGTTTATTGCGCCGAAGATTGAACCTGAACTCGGTTTTCGACTGGCAAACGACCTGCCTGCGCATGCAACGGTTGACCAAGTGGCCGAGACCGTGGACGCGGTTTTCCTAGCCGTTGAAATCATTGATTCTCGCGTTCGAGACTGGGATATTCGCTTGGTTGACACTATTGCAGACAACGCATCGTGCGGCGCAGTTTTTCTCAGTGATGAGCCTATCCAGGTCAGGATGGACGAACTCAATGGAGTTTCCGCAGTGATGTGCGTCGACGGTCGTGAGACCGGTAGAGGCTCTGGCATCGATGTCATGGGAAACCCCTTGGCGCCAATCGCTTGGCTGACTTCTGTGGGGGTTGAGCTCAACGCCGGCGACATTGTGCTGTCGGGTAGCTTCTGCGGTGCAGCAGAAGTGAGTGCGGGGTCGACAGTTGATATTGATTACGGCAAGTACGGAACGCTCAACGTTGAATTCGTGTGA
- a CDS encoding aromatic-ring-hydroxylating dioxygenase subunit beta — protein sequence MTDYLCKEDVTVGELVDINVYYQLQQFYFEEADLLDEGRYADWLERFDDDLYYWAPTRTNRTRRQQALAIAAPDEAAFYDETKDSLAWRIRRFDSGMAWAEDPPSRTRHLITNLSVRHAKDGESNELLEARTNFLVWRTRLERERDLFAGTRTDLLRPVGDGYKIFDRRILLDINVLPSKNISTFF from the coding sequence ATGACTGACTACTTGTGTAAAGAAGATGTCACAGTGGGGGAGTTGGTAGATATCAATGTTTATTACCAACTGCAGCAGTTCTACTTCGAGGAAGCTGACCTCCTTGACGAAGGCCGTTATGCGGACTGGTTAGAGCGGTTCGATGACGACTTGTATTACTGGGCACCTACGCGTACAAACCGCACTCGGCGCCAGCAGGCTTTAGCTATCGCAGCACCCGACGAGGCTGCGTTCTACGATGAGACCAAAGACTCCCTCGCCTGGCGAATTCGGCGCTTTGATTCTGGCATGGCGTGGGCGGAAGATCCTCCATCACGCACCCGCCACCTCATAACCAACCTGAGTGTGCGCCATGCCAAGGACGGTGAGAGCAACGAACTGCTCGAGGCGCGCACTAACTTCCTGGTCTGGCGCACCCGACTGGAGCGCGAGCGTGACCTCTTTGCGGGCACTCGCACGGATTTGTTGCGTCCTGTCGGCGACGGCTACAAGATTTTTGACCGCCGAATCCTACTCGACATCAACGTTCTGCCCAGCAAGAACATCTCGACCTTCTTCTGA
- a CDS encoding SDR family NAD(P)-dependent oxidoreductase: METVLITGAASGLGAALAFRFNELGQNVVLLDRDLERAQETASALPHSDNTLALGADVRDSAQLHAAVDKAIDTFGQLDTVIPNAGIWDYNRSVTRLNGEEMGELFDELFAINVKGYLLTVEATWRHLVESEGNIIMTLSNAAFYAAGGGPVYTASKFADRGLMLEFAHELAPKVRVNGVAVGGMRTDLRGPVALGLESRKFSDSIDRWEESNPYIPLHDISTEPLAFTGPYVMLSNRQEAGNITGAIINCDGGIAARGFHQAAGGDHL, from the coding sequence ATGGAAACCGTACTGATCACAGGAGCCGCATCGGGGTTGGGGGCGGCGTTAGCGTTTCGGTTCAACGAGTTAGGCCAGAATGTGGTGCTGCTCGACCGAGATTTGGAGAGGGCGCAGGAAACGGCGAGTGCCTTGCCGCACTCAGACAATACACTCGCCTTGGGAGCTGATGTACGTGACAGCGCGCAGCTTCACGCGGCTGTCGATAAGGCCATTGACACCTTTGGCCAACTTGATACCGTCATCCCCAACGCGGGCATCTGGGACTACAACCGTTCCGTAACCCGACTCAATGGGGAAGAAATGGGCGAGCTCTTCGACGAGCTTTTTGCGATTAACGTCAAAGGGTATTTGCTCACCGTCGAGGCAACCTGGCGCCACCTCGTAGAAAGCGAAGGCAACATCATCATGACGTTGTCCAACGCAGCTTTTTACGCTGCTGGTGGTGGACCAGTGTACACAGCCAGTAAATTCGCCGACCGTGGCCTCATGCTGGAATTTGCCCACGAACTTGCACCCAAAGTTCGCGTCAACGGCGTAGCGGTAGGCGGCATGCGTACCGATCTACGCGGCCCAGTAGCCCTGGGCCTCGAGTCCCGTAAGTTCTCCGACAGTATCGACCGCTGGGAGGAGTCCAACCCTTACATTCCGCTGCATGATATCTCCACGGAGCCACTCGCATTCACTGGCCCCTACGTCATGCTTTCCAACCGACAAGAAGCCGGCAACATCACCGGCGCCATTATCAACTGCGATGGCGGTATAGCCGCCCGTGGATTCCACCAAGCAGCAGGAGGTGATCACCTGTGA
- the dmpG gene encoding 4-hydroxy-2-oxovalerate aldolase — MVRINDTTLRDGSHAIRHQYTEEQVRKVVRALDDAGVEMIEVTHGDGLGGSSFNYGFSKQSDLELIAAAVDEVKQAKIACLLLPGLGTVADLKEARDRGASIVRVATHCTEADVSIKHFEAAREMGMETGGFLMLSHRIGPAELAKQARIMVDAGCQCVFVVDSAGALIMEEASERVKALADEIGGDAQVGFHGHQNMSFGVANSVLAVRAGASQIDGSLAGLGAGAGNSPTEVLSVAFERLGIEHSVDTKKILSAAEDVLKPMVPRLPAMDRGSIIQGQMGVYNSFLLHAERAAERYGVPADELLREVGRRGYVGGQEDMIVDVAVHLVEQNS; from the coding sequence ATGGTTCGTATTAATGACACTACTTTGCGCGATGGTTCCCACGCGATCCGTCATCAATACACAGAAGAGCAGGTTCGTAAGGTGGTTCGCGCTCTTGACGATGCCGGGGTCGAGATGATTGAGGTGACTCATGGCGACGGTCTGGGCGGCTCTTCATTCAACTATGGCTTTTCGAAGCAGTCTGACCTCGAGCTGATTGCAGCAGCCGTGGACGAAGTTAAGCAAGCAAAGATTGCTTGCTTGCTTCTGCCCGGCTTGGGAACGGTTGCGGACCTGAAAGAAGCGCGTGATCGTGGCGCATCGATCGTTCGGGTGGCTACACATTGCACAGAAGCTGACGTTTCCATCAAGCACTTTGAGGCTGCTCGGGAGATGGGAATGGAAACTGGGGGTTTCCTGATGCTTTCGCACCGCATTGGTCCGGCGGAATTGGCCAAACAGGCTCGAATCATGGTTGATGCTGGTTGTCAGTGTGTGTTCGTTGTTGACTCTGCCGGCGCGTTGATTATGGAGGAAGCTTCTGAGCGAGTGAAGGCTTTGGCAGATGAGATTGGGGGAGACGCTCAGGTTGGTTTCCATGGTCACCAAAATATGAGTTTCGGTGTGGCCAACTCAGTCTTGGCAGTGCGTGCCGGGGCTAGCCAAATTGATGGCTCGCTGGCAGGCCTCGGTGCGGGGGCAGGTAATTCGCCGACTGAGGTGCTGTCTGTAGCTTTTGAGCGGCTTGGGATTGAGCATTCCGTGGATACTAAGAAGATTTTGTCTGCGGCGGAGGACGTGTTGAAGCCCATGGTGCCACGGTTGCCCGCGATGGACCGGGGATCGATCATTCAAGGGCAGATGGGTGTGTACAACTCGTTTTTGTTGCATGCCGAACGGGCGGCTGAGAGATATGGGGTTCCCGCGGACGAGCTGTTGCGTGAGGTCGGTAGACGCGGATATGTGGGGGGTCAAGAAGACATGATTGTTGACGTCGCGGTTCACCTTGTCGAGCAGAATAGCTGA
- a CDS encoding NAD(P)/FAD-dependent oxidoreductase encodes MSTTIVGGGIGGFTVASELRARGYDAEITIIDPHGLPYDRPPLSKEILSGEKNAEQLLLAPRSWYEENNVHVKKAHVARICGVERQLHFDDGTAEGFDNLVIATGGVPRALPTPGFDDPGLFVLRTTEDAAALKNVLGEGVHLAIIGAGLIGAEVGSSAQDLGAKVTLVDPAPVSLVPAVGEEIAARLHDMHADHGVEHICGLTTKLEKTDDGYRLHIDGERTLDADHVLLAVGIVAEEELAQSAELECDGGVLVDHEQRTSMEKVWAVGDCARLRNADGSLERRHEHWESAVHEAQTAAASIMGDELPQHGASWFWTDRYGTHVEGIGSMTAPGTTVIRPDAEGKPCVAFRMHHDGRMAGCASVNDGMAVRAARRIIDRGLTPDQEALADPAVPLKKLAK; translated from the coding sequence ATGAGCACCACCATCGTTGGAGGCGGCATCGGCGGATTCACTGTTGCATCAGAGTTACGCGCACGAGGATACGATGCCGAAATCACTATCATCGATCCCCACGGGTTGCCCTATGATCGTCCACCGTTGTCGAAGGAGATTCTCTCCGGGGAAAAGAATGCAGAGCAGCTTCTTCTCGCGCCCCGTTCCTGGTACGAAGAAAACAATGTTCACGTCAAAAAAGCACACGTCGCGCGCATTTGCGGCGTCGAACGCCAATTGCACTTTGACGATGGAACTGCTGAAGGCTTCGACAACCTCGTGATTGCCACCGGCGGTGTGCCACGCGCACTTCCAACCCCAGGATTCGACGATCCTGGATTGTTCGTTCTACGTACTACCGAAGACGCCGCTGCGCTCAAGAATGTTCTAGGCGAGGGCGTTCACCTCGCTATTATTGGAGCCGGCCTAATCGGAGCGGAGGTTGGCTCTTCCGCGCAGGACCTTGGTGCAAAGGTCACCTTGGTTGATCCCGCACCGGTCTCGCTGGTTCCTGCCGTCGGTGAAGAGATCGCAGCTCGCTTGCACGATATGCATGCTGATCACGGTGTCGAGCACATCTGTGGTCTGACAACCAAGCTAGAAAAGACGGATGACGGTTACCGCCTCCATATTGATGGTGAACGCACGCTCGACGCTGACCATGTACTGCTAGCTGTTGGCATTGTTGCGGAAGAGGAGCTGGCTCAGTCAGCTGAGCTTGAGTGCGATGGCGGCGTTCTCGTCGACCATGAGCAGCGCACAAGCATGGAGAAGGTCTGGGCAGTGGGTGATTGTGCTCGCCTCCGCAACGCAGACGGTTCCCTCGAGCGACGTCACGAGCACTGGGAATCTGCAGTGCACGAGGCGCAAACTGCAGCTGCCTCCATTATGGGCGATGAGCTTCCCCAGCATGGTGCGTCTTGGTTCTGGACTGACCGTTATGGCACGCACGTTGAGGGAATCGGTTCTATGACCGCACCGGGCACAACCGTTATTCGTCCAGATGCGGAGGGGAAACCTTGCGTCGCTTTCAGGATGCATCATGACGGTCGCATGGCCGGCTGCGCCAGCGTTAATGACGGAATGGCTGTGCGTGCGGCGCGACGAATTATTGACCGTGGGCTGACTCCAGACCAAGAGGCACTGGCAGATCCAGCTGTTCCCCTGAAGAAGTTGGCTAAATAA
- a CDS encoding acyl-CoA synthetase, which translates to MDVNPCAQIHRHAQYHPDTVAIIYEDEPITYAQLEEGIKKWAAHFDASGVRQGSRVAYLGMNSASFIYAMLASWWVGATFMPFNFRLSAPEISQLLMQGTPHTVVVEGPFVEIARHIYGIEQHHVLVVDDDQHAPAEVDIPLYWSKTSKNVTGFEDFHHVAKPRPMVMSDLALLLFTSGTTGLPKGAQLTFGNLWWNSINVDTMVDTRPGDVTLAVAPLFHVGALNSFAIRSLFRGNTLLVHRHFDPGQVLSDLENYRISSAFLVPAMLEALYVHPNFADAKMDTLRATICAGAPVPPVLIRRYMDKGVNVQQAWGLTETSPFATYLPARMTEAKIGSCGIPMPHTEIKLVDPETGEDVTEPGVTGELWVRGPNVATGYWNNPEATEKAYTAGWFHSGDLGHRDEDGYYYIVDRLKDLIITGGENVYPAEVERVLAELDGVLGNAVVGLPDEKWGEIVVAVLQPENGAADKLTLDAVREHCERHLARYKLPKKVIIVDEIERNSAGKVNKIAIRQQVRELAGSAHV; encoded by the coding sequence ATGGACGTTAATCCCTGCGCTCAAATCCACCGTCATGCACAGTATCACCCAGATACTGTTGCCATTATCTACGAAGATGAGCCGATAACTTACGCTCAGCTGGAGGAAGGCATTAAAAAGTGGGCTGCCCATTTTGATGCTTCCGGTGTACGACAAGGTAGCCGCGTTGCCTACTTGGGCATGAACTCTGCCTCCTTCATTTACGCCATGCTGGCAAGCTGGTGGGTGGGTGCTACGTTTATGCCGTTCAACTTCCGCCTATCAGCCCCCGAAATATCCCAGCTACTTATGCAGGGAACGCCGCACACAGTGGTGGTGGAAGGCCCATTCGTCGAGATTGCTCGCCACATTTACGGCATTGAGCAGCACCATGTCCTCGTAGTCGACGATGATCAACATGCTCCTGCCGAGGTAGATATTCCCCTGTACTGGTCGAAGACGTCTAAGAATGTCACTGGCTTTGAAGATTTCCATCATGTAGCCAAGCCGCGCCCGATGGTCATGTCTGACCTGGCATTGCTGTTATTTACTTCCGGCACCACCGGCCTGCCAAAGGGAGCACAGCTTACCTTCGGAAACTTATGGTGGAATTCCATAAACGTTGACACCATGGTCGATACAAGGCCAGGTGACGTCACTCTGGCTGTGGCTCCGCTGTTCCACGTTGGGGCTTTGAATTCTTTCGCAATTCGTAGTCTTTTTCGTGGCAATACGCTGCTGGTGCATCGGCATTTTGATCCTGGGCAAGTGTTGTCAGATTTGGAAAATTACCGTATCTCTTCGGCATTCCTGGTTCCTGCCATGCTGGAAGCTTTGTATGTGCACCCCAACTTCGCCGATGCCAAAATGGATACCCTGCGTGCCACCATTTGCGCAGGCGCTCCAGTCCCACCCGTACTTATTCGCCGCTACATGGACAAGGGCGTCAACGTACAACAGGCATGGGGCCTCACAGAAACTTCACCGTTTGCCACCTACCTTCCGGCGCGCATGACGGAAGCCAAAATCGGCTCCTGCGGCATTCCAATGCCACACACCGAAATCAAGCTAGTCGACCCTGAAACCGGTGAAGATGTCACGGAGCCAGGTGTCACCGGTGAGTTGTGGGTACGCGGACCAAACGTGGCCACCGGTTATTGGAATAACCCAGAAGCAACCGAAAAGGCCTACACTGCAGGCTGGTTCCACTCCGGTGACCTCGGTCACCGCGACGAGGACGGTTACTACTACATCGTCGATCGCCTCAAGGACCTCATCATCACCGGTGGCGAGAATGTCTACCCGGCTGAAGTTGAACGAGTGCTCGCTGAGCTTGACGGTGTTCTGGGCAATGCGGTGGTTGGGCTGCCGGATGAGAAGTGGGGCGAGATTGTGGTCGCCGTGCTACAGCCAGAAAACGGCGCTGCCGACAAGCTCACTCTGGACGCCGTACGTGAGCACTGTGAGCGTCACCTGGCACGCTACAAGCTACCAAAGAAGGTCATCATCGTGGACGAGATTGAGCGCAACTCTGCTGGCAAGGTAAACAAGATTGCTATTCGGCAGCAGGTCCGTGAGTTGGCAGGTAGTGCCCATGTCTAA
- a CDS encoding PaaI family thioesterase — protein MSDFLAQWDEFYSTVDDVAVSLRLYPISGDEEEVQVGMPLFKEITQPAGMFSAPALFGLADVAGTWLAMQQVPKGVFPLAVGSNINVVSNTRQGDAVAKAHVVRAGKMVIVTDTEIFSKETGAILAKVVTTYTVPPLKK, from the coding sequence ATGAGTGATTTTCTAGCGCAGTGGGACGAATTTTATTCAACGGTCGATGACGTCGCGGTTTCTTTACGCCTCTACCCAATTTCAGGCGACGAGGAGGAAGTCCAAGTAGGTATGCCGCTGTTTAAAGAAATCACTCAGCCTGCTGGGATGTTTTCAGCCCCCGCACTGTTTGGGCTTGCCGACGTCGCGGGCACCTGGTTGGCCATGCAACAGGTACCGAAGGGAGTCTTCCCGCTTGCTGTGGGAAGCAACATCAACGTTGTATCCAATACTCGTCAAGGTGATGCGGTGGCCAAAGCCCATGTGGTTCGTGCAGGCAAGATGGTTATCGTGACTGACACGGAAATTTTTTCTAAAGAGACAGGTGCTATTTTGGCTAAGGTAGTCACTACCTACACGGTTCCGCCTTTGAAAAAATAG
- a CDS encoding bifunctional 3-phenylpropionate/cinnamic acid dioxygenase ferredoxin subunit, with translation MSEPIKVATINDIDEEEAIVIDDDVTGYGAPIAIFHTEDDEFYALDDTCTHAVASLADGWMEGNEVECPMHAGKFCLKTGKVLCMPAVEDVKTHKLEIRGEDIYLYPGTPAEVEA, from the coding sequence ATGTCTGAGCCAATCAAGGTCGCAACCATCAACGACATCGATGAAGAGGAAGCAATTGTCATCGATGACGATGTCACCGGATACGGCGCCCCAATCGCCATCTTCCACACCGAAGACGATGAGTTCTACGCCCTAGACGACACTTGCACCCACGCAGTCGCCTCCCTGGCAGACGGCTGGATGGAAGGTAACGAAGTCGAGTGCCCAATGCACGCAGGCAAGTTTTGCCTGAAGACCGGCAAGGTGTTGTGCATGCCGGCAGTGGAGGACGTCAAGACCCACAAGCTAGAGATCCGTGGCGAGGACATCTACCTCTACCCCGGCACGCCAGCGGAGGTCGAAGCATGA